TGTTTGTCATATTTATTTCAAAATGTCTTGGGTTTTTGTACCGAATGCAGTTTATGCGTATTGCCGGGGAGGAAGCGGTCGGACTCTATATGACGGCTTATCCCACATTTATATTTTTCATTTCGCTTATTCAATTAGGTATTCCGATTGCGATCTCGAAGCTGATTGCAGAATACCATGCGAAACGAAAAACAGAACATGTTACATCCGTAATGAAAACAGCAATCAAAATTTCGGCCATTTCCATTATTTTATTTAGTCCATTCATTTATTTTGCAATTCCTTATATTGCAAAAGTGCTTTTACATAATGAAAACCTTATTTTCACACTTTATATTAGCCTTTTCACAATTCCAATCGTAATCTTTTCAAGCTTAATAAAAGCATATTTGCAAGGTTTAGCAAAAATTGCCCCTACTGCATGGGCACAACTTCTTGAGCAACTTGTACGGATTGGCCTCATTGTCGTCTTATTGCCTTATTTCATTTCGGAATCGCCTGCAATGACTGCCGCAGCCGCTATGGGAATAACAGCAATTGGTGAGATTTTCTCGTTACTGTTTTTGGCGATTTTTTATAAACGCTCGAGTAAAATGTTCAAAAAGGGGTCGACAGGCACTTCCTTTACAAAACCGATTTTTAACATTGCATTGCCTTCAGCCGGCAGTAAGTTGTTCGGGACCTTTACATGGTTTTTGGAACCGATCATTTTCTTAAAAGCACTGACGGTTTCAGGTTTGGCTGCAGGAGCCGCTACTACATTGTACGGAATTATTTCCGGGGTGCATATACCATTACTGCTGTTCCCGGCTTTCATACCTGCTGCATTGGCAATCGTACTGATTCCTGCAGTAAGTAGCGCACTGGCGAGCAATAATTACACATTGCTGAATAAACGGATCACCCATTCATTACGGTTATCTTCATTAATCGGCTGTATGGCCGCTACTGTGTTTTTCATACACGGCGATGAGTTGACAATGGTGCTGTTTCACCTTGAGGAAAATCGTGGGTATATGAAAATATTGGCACCTATTTTTTATTTTTACTATATTCAGAGTCCGCTTCACTCCATTTTACAAGCTTTGGATGAAGCCCAGGCTGCCATGATGAATTCTATTTATGGTGGTATAGGAAAACTGTTTTTACTGTTCTTCCTTGCCTCACAACCAGCCATTCAGGAAAAAGGCGCGATTATTGCAATCGGCTTTGGTGTTCTTATCACATCCTTTTTACACATCGCTTCAATTAAACAGCAAAAGAAAATCAATGTCGGTTTCAGATTTTTCGTTCTGCCATACGGAATTTTTATCCTCACGTCGTTTGTACAGCCGATCATTGCTGCCGGAATGCCGCTTATGATCAGCGTTGCAATTACAATCGGGTTTGTCTTGCTGTTACTTTTCATTACAAAACAAATTCGTTTCAATGATTTCCAGTATCTACGTTCCATTTTTTCGCGCTCGTAATTGGACAAACCACTTTCCGTCTTCATAGCTGCAGTAAAAAATATCCCGTATATTCGGATAGCCATTAACCAGTAATTCGCGAACGAGCCATTCTTCATCCTTACCAATAATTCTCAAGTGTCTTTTGTCAACATAGCCATCCATAATGAGGGGCAATATAAACCCGCCAGAATTTTTTTGATAAATCGATAGCTTTCCGGATTGTTCCAAAAAAGCGTAGGCAACATCCTGAACAGAACAAACTCCTTGTTCACGTAATTGCTGGAGTAGGTCATCAAGATTGTAGCGTTGCTTTTTCATTTCTACTTCACATATGAATCCATCGCGGATAACAAGAGAGGGATCGCCTTCAATAAAGTCACGTAATTTTTTATTTTTTAATATAAGCCATGAGTTTAAGTATTGAATTAAAAACAATAAAATAATAGGCAAAACGGCTTTAAAGAACTGCCGGTCATAGTCGTCCAAAGCAATTGCAGCTATTTCACCCATCAACACGAATATCGCCAAATCCACAATACTGAGTTCACCAACTTCACGTTTGCCCATCAGACGGAAAACAATGAGTAAAATAATATACAAAACAATTGTTCGAAATATAATTAATGTATAATCTTCCAATTGATTCACCTCTCATACAATAGCTTGTTCTAAATTGCATGAAAGATACAAAAAAGCTTGCGGAAATTAAATTTCCGCAAGCTTTTTTTAACGTTTAAACTGATTCTACACGACCAATTGCTTGGCGTTCGAATTTTAAACGAGTATTCCCGTCAACAATTAAATAAACAGTCGTATCTTCAATTGCATCAACTTCTCCGTGTAAGCCACCTACAGTAACTACTTTATCCCCACGTTTTAAGCTGTTTTGCATTGTAGCGGTTGCTTTTTGACGTTTTTGTGCTGGACGAATTAAAATGAACCACATCGCAACGAACATTACGATAATCGGTAAAAATTGTACTAAACCTTCCATTTTCAAATTGCCCCCTTTCTCTATCTCTTTCTCACTTACCTAGTATAGTATAGAATTGCACGTTATTGCGCAAAAAACTCTATTTTTTCTCAAAAAATTATAGTGAATTTCGGATTTCGAACATATTTTTAGAAGTTTTTAGCATTTGGTTTATTGTAGCCGTACTTTTCAAAGAACTCTTCTTTGAAATCACCAAGACGGTCTTCACGGATCGCCTGACGTACATCTTCCATTAACTTAATAAGGAAGCGCAGGTTATGGTATGAAGTTAAACGTAAACCGAACGTTTCTTCCGTACGTAATAAATGACGCACATATGCACGAGTATAGTTTTTACAAGTATAACAATCACAATTCTCATCGATTGGCGTAAAGTCTTTTGCGTATTTTGCATTTTTGATGACCATACGTCCTTCAGATGTCATTAATGTACCGTTACGTGCGATACGTGTTGGTAATACACAGTCAAACATATCGATACCGCGGATGGCTCCATCGATTAAAGAGTCCGGTGAACCGACACCCATTAAATAGCGTGGTTTATCGGCCGGCATCATTGGTGCAGTAAAGTCCAATACTTTGTTCATAATATCTTTCGGCTCACCAACTGATAAACCGCCGATTGCATAACCCGGGAAATCAAGCTCTACTAAAGCTTCAGCCGATTTACGGCGCAGCTCTTCATATTCTCCGCCTTGAATAATACCGAACAGTCCTTGCTCGTCAGGACGTTGGTGTGCTTCTTTACAACGTTTTGCCCAACGTGTTGTACGGTCAACAGATGCTTCCATATATTCATATGTCGCCGGGAATGGAGGACATTCATCAAACGCCATCATAATATCAGAACCTAAGTCGTTTTGAATTTCCATTGCTTTTTCCGGTGATAAAAACAGCTTGTCTCCATTTAAATGGTTACGGAAATGAACGCCTTCTTCTTCGATTTTACGGAATTTAGATAATGAGAATACTTGGAATCCGCCTGAATCCGTTAAAATTGGACGGTCCCAGTTCATGAATTTATGCAGCCCGCCTGCTTCTTTCACAATATCATTCCCTGGACGAAGCCATAGATGATATGTGTTTGAAAGGATAATTCCTGCATTCATTTCTTTTAATTCTTCAGGGCTCATTGCTTTTACTGTCGCTTGTGTACCAACCGGCATGAATGTCGGTGTTTCAAATGAACCGTGCGGAGTATGGACAATACCTAATCGTGCACCCGTCTGTGCACATGTTTTAATCAATTCATAACGAATTGGTGGTTGTTTTGTTGTTTCAGTCATATTAAATAATCCTCTCGTTTCTAAAGTAAAAACAGTACTTCGAATGAAAACACCTACTAAATTTAGTAGGTGTTGCACAAATTATTATTGTATATAGGTTTTGATTTAATTGCAAATTACTTAGCCGGGCGGATAAACATGGCATCGCCAAAGCTGAAGAATCGGTATTTTTCCTTAACCGCTTGTTCATAGGCGTTCATTATTGTTTCTTTCGATGCAAGTGCGCTGACAAGCATGACTAATGTCGACTTCGGTAAATGGAAGTTTGTAATGAGTCCATCGATTGCTTTATATTCATAACCCGGATAAATGAAAATATTTGTCCATCCCTGAGAAGCGACAATTTTCCCATCATTTCTCGATGCAACCGTTTCAAGTGTACGAGTGGAAGTTGTCCCTACCGAGATCACCTTGCCCCCCGCTTGTTTAACACGTTCGATTACAGCAGCTGCCTCTTCTGTCACACTGTAAAATTCAGAGTGCATATCATGGTCCTCAATCGAATCCACACTCACAGGACGGAATGTGCCAAGACCTACGTGCAATGTAATAAATACAACTTCAACACCTTTTGCTTTAATCGCCTCAAGTAAAGGTTGTGTAAAATGCAGACCCGCTGTTGGTGCAGCTGCAGACCCGCGCTCTTTCGCAAATACCGTTTGATAACGATCTTGGTCATCCAACTTTTCACGGATATATGGCGGTAACGGCATTTCACCAAGCTGATCTAAAATCTCATAAAAGATCCCGTCGTATGTGAATTTGAATGTACGGCCGCCGTGCTCAAGCTCACCTGTACAAGTCGCCGTCAATAGTCCGTCACCAAATGTCACGACAGTGCCTATTTTCACACGCTTCGCTGGCTTTACTAGTGTCTCCCACTCATCTTCATTTGTCTGTTTTAACAGCAATAATTCAATGTTCGCACCCGTATCAGCTTTAACACCCATTAAGCGTGCCGGCAATACGCGTGTATCATTCAATACTAAACAATCTCCGGCATTTAACTCATCCAAAATATGACCGAATGTGTGATGCTCCACTTCCAATGAGTTTGGATTTACTACCATTAGACGACTCGCTGTACGGTCCAACAATGGTGTTTGGGCAATTAATTCTTCTGGTAAATAAAAATCAAAATCTTCTACTTTCACGTTTAAAACTTCCTTCTATTCATTTTGTGTCGGCGGGTAACCGAAATGGTCGTAACATAGATTTGTCGCAATTCGGCCGCGTGGTGTTCGTTGGATAAATCCGATTTGCAGTAAATATGGTTCATATACATCTTCAATCGTAATGCGCTCTTCCCCGATTGATGCCGCTAATGCATCCAATCCGACAGGTCCGCCGCCGAATCGTTCAATCATTGACTGCATCAGCTTATGATCGATATGATCCAGTCCACGAGGGTCAACTTGCAGCAGTTCCAGTGCCTGTTCAGCCAGACTTGTGGAAACAATGCCATCTGCCAGTACTTGGGCGTAGTCCCGGACCCTTTTTAACAATCGGTTTGCAATACGAGGTGTCCCTCGGGATCTGCGTGCAATTTCAAATGCGGCATGCTTATCGAGTTGAACACCAAACAATTCACCGGACCGGATAACAATTTCAGCGAGTGACTGTTCATCATAATATTCCAGGCGGGATAATACACCAAAACGGTCACGAAGCGGAGCAGATAAAGCGCCAGCTCTCGTTGTTGCACCGACAAGAGTAAATGGCGGCAATTCCAATCGGATCGAACGGGCTTCAGGACCTTTTCCGACAACGATATCAAGACAGTAATCTTCCATCGCCGAATAGAGCACCTCTTCTATCGCTCTAGGCAGGCGATGAATTTCATCGATAAAAAGTACATCCCCTGCTTCAAGGGAGCTTAAAATCGCTGCTAGATCGCCAGGCCGCTCAATCGCAGGACCGCTCGTCATTTTCACATTTACATCCATCTCATTGGCAATAACGATTGCTAACGTCGTCTTACCTAAACCTGGTGGTCCATAAAGGAGAACATGGTCAAGACTTTCCTGACGTAGCTTAGCGGCCTCGATAAAGATTTTCAGGTTTTCCTTTACTTTATCCTGACCTATGTATTGCGCTAGACGTTGCGGTCTTAAAGAAAGCTCAAACTGCTCTTCGGCATCTGTTGCTTCACCAGAAAGTACACGGTCTGACATGATTCTCACTCCTTTTTATTTCAATTTCAACAACAGCTTCAGAGCCTGCTTAATATAGGCGTCTGTTGTCGTTAACTTTTCATCTTCACTTAATTGCGGTCTGATCTTATCTAATTCTTTTTCTGAATAGCCTAATGCCATAAGTGCCAGCATCGCTTCCTGCAATTCATGTTCATTCGGATTCACTCCGAACAACGGCAGCTCATTTTCCGCGCTCGGTAACTCGACGTGATCAAGCAGCATATCCAGTTTCCCCTTCAAATCGAGAATCATTTGACGTGCTGTTTTCTTCCCGACACCCGGGAAACGGATTAAAAATGCTTCATCTTCCATTTCAATTGCCTGGATGACTGAAGTCGGATTTCCGCTCGCTAAAATAGCAAGCGCGCCTTTTGGTCCGATGCCTGATACTTGAATCAGTTTTTTAAATAATTCACGTTGCTCCAAACTATTGAACCCATATAGATTTTGTGCATCTTCACGTACTTGCAATGACACATAGATCTGCTGTTCACTTGCAGACGTACGGAATGCAAATGGATTTGGTGTATACAGCATCCAGCCTATCCCTTGCTGCTCCAATACAATATATTCCGGGGTAACCCTAGTAACCTGTCCTTTTAAATAATCATACATCGTTT
This genomic window from Solibacillus sp. FSL R5-0449 contains:
- the ruvB gene encoding Holliday junction branch migration DNA helicase RuvB; protein product: MSDRVLSGEATDAEEQFELSLRPQRLAQYIGQDKVKENLKIFIEAAKLRQESLDHVLLYGPPGLGKTTLAIVIANEMDVNVKMTSGPAIERPGDLAAILSSLEAGDVLFIDEIHRLPRAIEEVLYSAMEDYCLDIVVGKGPEARSIRLELPPFTLVGATTRAGALSAPLRDRFGVLSRLEYYDEQSLAEIVIRSGELFGVQLDKHAAFEIARRSRGTPRIANRLLKRVRDYAQVLADGIVSTSLAEQALELLQVDPRGLDHIDHKLMQSMIERFGGGPVGLDALAASIGEERITIEDVYEPYLLQIGFIQRTPRGRIATNLCYDHFGYPPTQNE
- the yajC gene encoding preprotein translocase subunit YajC produces the protein MEGLVQFLPIIVMFVAMWFILIRPAQKRQKATATMQNSLKRGDKVVTVGGLHGEVDAIEDTTVYLIVDGNTRLKFERQAIGRVESV
- a CDS encoding DUF421 domain-containing protein, with product MEDYTLIIFRTIVLYIILLIVFRLMGKREVGELSIVDLAIFVLMGEIAAIALDDYDRQFFKAVLPIILLFLIQYLNSWLILKNKKLRDFIEGDPSLVIRDGFICEVEMKKQRYNLDDLLQQLREQGVCSVQDVAYAFLEQSGKLSIYQKNSGGFILPLIMDGYVDKRHLRIIGKDEEWLVRELLVNGYPNIRDIFYCSYEDGKWFVQLRARKNGT
- the ruvA gene encoding Holliday junction branch migration protein RuvA — encoded protein: MYDYLKGQVTRVTPEYIVLEQQGIGWMLYTPNPFAFRTSASEQQIYVSLQVREDAQNLYGFNSLEQRELFKKLIQVSGIGPKGALAILASGNPTSVIQAIEMEDEAFLIRFPGVGKKTARQMILDLKGKLDMLLDHVELPSAENELPLFGVNPNEHELQEAMLALMALGYSEKELDKIRPQLSEDEKLTTTDAYIKQALKLLLKLK
- a CDS encoding polysaccharide biosynthesis protein encodes the protein MFVIFISKCLGFLYRMQFMRIAGEEAVGLYMTAYPTFIFFISLIQLGIPIAISKLIAEYHAKRKTEHVTSVMKTAIKISAISIILFSPFIYFAIPYIAKVLLHNENLIFTLYISLFTIPIVIFSSLIKAYLQGLAKIAPTAWAQLLEQLVRIGLIVVLLPYFISESPAMTAAAAMGITAIGEIFSLLFLAIFYKRSSKMFKKGSTGTSFTKPIFNIALPSAGSKLFGTFTWFLEPIIFLKALTVSGLAAGAATTLYGIISGVHIPLLLFPAFIPAALAIVLIPAVSSALASNNYTLLNKRITHSLRLSSLIGCMAATVFFIHGDELTMVLFHLEENRGYMKILAPIFYFYYIQSPLHSILQALDEAQAAMMNSIYGGIGKLFLLFFLASQPAIQEKGAIIAIGFGVLITSFLHIASIKQQKKINVGFRFFVLPYGIFILTSFVQPIIAAGMPLMISVAITIGFVLLLLFITKQIRFNDFQYLRSIFSRS
- the queA gene encoding tRNA preQ1(34) S-adenosylmethionine ribosyltransferase-isomerase QueA gives rise to the protein MKVEDFDFYLPEELIAQTPLLDRTASRLMVVNPNSLEVEHHTFGHILDELNAGDCLVLNDTRVLPARLMGVKADTGANIELLLLKQTNEDEWETLVKPAKRVKIGTVVTFGDGLLTATCTGELEHGGRTFKFTYDGIFYEILDQLGEMPLPPYIREKLDDQDRYQTVFAKERGSAAAPTAGLHFTQPLLEAIKAKGVEVVFITLHVGLGTFRPVSVDSIEDHDMHSEFYSVTEEAAAVIERVKQAGGKVISVGTTSTRTLETVASRNDGKIVASQGWTNIFIYPGYEYKAIDGLITNFHLPKSTLVMLVSALASKETIMNAYEQAVKEKYRFFSFGDAMFIRPAK
- the tgt gene encoding tRNA guanosine(34) transglycosylase Tgt yields the protein MTETTKQPPIRYELIKTCAQTGARLGIVHTPHGSFETPTFMPVGTQATVKAMSPEELKEMNAGIILSNTYHLWLRPGNDIVKEAGGLHKFMNWDRPILTDSGGFQVFSLSKFRKIEEEGVHFRNHLNGDKLFLSPEKAMEIQNDLGSDIMMAFDECPPFPATYEYMEASVDRTTRWAKRCKEAHQRPDEQGLFGIIQGGEYEELRRKSAEALVELDFPGYAIGGLSVGEPKDIMNKVLDFTAPMMPADKPRYLMGVGSPDSLIDGAIRGIDMFDCVLPTRIARNGTLMTSEGRMVIKNAKYAKDFTPIDENCDCYTCKNYTRAYVRHLLRTEETFGLRLTSYHNLRFLIKLMEDVRQAIREDRLGDFKEEFFEKYGYNKPNAKNF